The following are encoded in a window of Aminivibrio sp. genomic DNA:
- a CDS encoding ClC family H(+)/Cl(-) exchange transporter has protein sequence MVRYKLLTGEGRFRVHLIAQGLAVGTVAGFAAVCYRLLLAGAEDFSLAVLTGGLPLSFPVMALLWCGVAVVIGSLMEWEPMARGSGIPQVEGELLGQVSMSWWKVSAAKFLGGGLAIALGLSLGRGSPSVQIGAAAGKGMAVLQKLGKVEERLFLSSGASAGLSAAFNAPLAGVIFVLEEVHKNLSPLVLLSAMMASLAADFVSKHFFGLGPVFAFGVPSVLPLNLYGHLLLLGLLCGAGGALFCRVILDVQTLYGRLPLPARYRVVIPALAVLCIGPVFPDIIGGGHALVEHLGMGEKSLSVLLSLFAGKLLFTALCFGSGAAGGIFLPMLAEGASLGTLYGTAAVLFTGMDQALVVNFLIAGMAGFFAAVVRAPITGIILITEMTGSFTHLLSVSVVVILAHVTADLLRARPIYDSLLLRMLRKSDGAVSPGKILLEGTVCPGSPLDGRTVREASLPEGCLLVSIHRFGEEILPNGDTLLSAGDRVIALADGSRAGRIREKLLDLTGVCPPEKHLWE, from the coding sequence ATGGTTCGCTACAAACTGCTCACCGGAGAGGGCCGGTTCCGGGTCCACCTGATCGCCCAGGGACTTGCCGTCGGTACCGTCGCCGGGTTTGCCGCCGTCTGCTACCGTCTTCTTCTGGCCGGGGCGGAAGACTTTTCCCTTGCCGTTCTCACCGGCGGGCTGCCCCTTTCCTTTCCGGTCATGGCGCTTCTCTGGTGCGGGGTCGCAGTCGTCATCGGCAGTCTCATGGAGTGGGAGCCCATGGCGAGGGGAAGCGGCATTCCCCAGGTGGAGGGAGAACTCCTCGGTCAGGTGTCCATGTCCTGGTGGAAGGTGTCTGCGGCAAAGTTTCTCGGAGGGGGACTTGCCATCGCCCTCGGTCTTTCGCTCGGCAGAGGGAGTCCCTCGGTCCAGATCGGCGCCGCCGCCGGCAAGGGAATGGCGGTCTTGCAGAAGCTGGGGAAGGTGGAGGAGCGGCTTTTCCTTTCAAGCGGGGCTTCGGCGGGGCTTTCCGCCGCTTTCAACGCCCCGCTCGCCGGTGTGATCTTCGTCCTGGAGGAGGTCCACAAGAATCTCTCTCCCCTGGTGCTTCTTTCGGCCATGATGGCCTCCCTGGCGGCGGATTTCGTGTCGAAGCACTTTTTCGGCCTCGGGCCCGTCTTTGCTTTCGGTGTTCCCTCGGTCCTTCCCCTGAACCTCTATGGCCACCTGCTCCTTCTCGGCCTGCTCTGCGGTGCCGGCGGCGCCCTCTTCTGCAGGGTGATCCTCGATGTCCAGACCCTCTATGGCAGGCTGCCTCTCCCGGCGCGGTACAGGGTGGTCATCCCGGCTCTTGCGGTCCTCTGCATCGGACCCGTTTTTCCTGACATTATCGGTGGGGGGCATGCCCTGGTGGAACATCTCGGCATGGGGGAGAAGTCCCTGTCGGTCCTCTTGTCCCTTTTCGCCGGCAAGCTGCTCTTCACGGCCCTCTGCTTCGGTTCGGGGGCGGCGGGGGGGATCTTCCTGCCCATGCTCGCCGAGGGGGCCTCCCTGGGAACCCTCTACGGAACGGCGGCGGTCCTGTTCACAGGAATGGACCAGGCTCTGGTCGTGAATTTCCTCATTGCGGGAATGGCGGGTTTCTTCGCGGCGGTGGTACGGGCCCCCATCACGGGGATCATCCTTATCACCGAGATGACCGGGTCCTTCACCCATCTGCTCTCGGTCTCCGTCGTGGTCATCCTTGCCCACGTGACGGCGGACCTGCTCAGAGCACGGCCCATTTACGACTCCCTCCTGCTCAGGATGCTCCGGAAAAGCGACGGGGCCGTCAGTCCCGGGAAGATTCTTCTCGAGGGAACGGTCTGCCCGGGGTCGCCTCTCGACGGCAGAACGGTGAGGGAGGCGTCCCTTCCGGAGGGATGCCTGCTGGTGAGCATCCACCGTTTCGGCGAGGAGATCCTCCCCAACGGGGACACGCTGCTCTCCGCTGGGGACAGGGTCATTGCTCTGGCCGACGGCAGCCGGGCCGGGCGCATCCGGGAAAAACTGCTGGATCTCACAGGAGTGTGCCCTCCCGAGAAGCACCTCTGGGAATGA
- a CDS encoding aldo/keto reductase, which translates to MLYRSMPRTGDELSILGFGCMRLPLDGEGKIDENRATAMIRSAIDRGVNYIDTAYPYHGGEGEPFVGRALGDGYRKKVFLATKLPSWMVETPSDMDRFLDEQLARLQTDVIDYYLLHSLNVERWEIMKKNGFGSFLDRALADGRIRRAGFSFHDQLPLFREIVDAYPWHFCQIQYNYMDTNYQAGTAGLKYAAERNMGVVIMEPLRGGNLARNIPDVMKKIWSESPKPFSPAGWALRWLWDQPEVSIVLSGMTTEEDLEDNLSSVDDACVGCLTAGERDMIARVKEVYRTRMKVLCTACQYCMPCSSGVNIPECFNRYNMAFMFDNLEQARMTYQTFLKPEARANACVKCGACEEKCPQNLQIRTLLDSVAELLEPKE; encoded by the coding sequence ATGCTGTACCGTTCTATGCCCCGCACAGGGGATGAACTGTCCATTCTCGGCTTCGGCTGCATGCGCCTTCCCCTCGACGGAGAGGGAAAGATCGACGAAAACCGGGCAACAGCCATGATTCGTTCCGCCATTGACAGGGGAGTGAACTATATCGACACCGCCTATCCCTACCACGGCGGTGAGGGCGAACCCTTCGTGGGCAGGGCCCTCGGGGACGGCTACCGGAAAAAAGTCTTCCTCGCCACCAAGCTTCCCTCCTGGATGGTGGAGACTCCCTCGGACATGGACCGCTTCCTGGACGAGCAGCTTGCCCGGCTGCAGACGGACGTGATCGACTATTACCTGCTCCACTCCCTCAATGTCGAGCGGTGGGAGATCATGAAGAAGAACGGCTTCGGCTCCTTCCTCGACAGGGCCCTGGCCGACGGGCGGATCAGGAGGGCGGGTTTCTCCTTCCACGACCAGCTTCCCCTGTTCAGGGAGATCGTGGATGCCTACCCGTGGCATTTCTGCCAGATCCAGTACAATTACATGGACACGAACTACCAGGCGGGTACTGCCGGCCTGAAGTACGCGGCGGAGCGGAATATGGGCGTGGTGATCATGGAGCCCCTCCGGGGCGGAAACCTGGCCCGGAACATTCCGGACGTCATGAAGAAGATCTGGAGCGAGTCGCCGAAGCCTTTCTCCCCGGCGGGATGGGCGCTGCGCTGGCTCTGGGACCAGCCGGAAGTCTCCATTGTTCTCAGCGGCATGACCACGGAGGAGGATCTCGAAGACAACCTCTCCTCAGTCGATGACGCCTGCGTCGGCTGTCTTACCGCCGGGGAGCGGGACATGATCGCCCGGGTGAAGGAGGTGTACCGCACGAGGATGAAGGTCCTCTGCACGGCCTGCCAGTACTGCATGCCCTGCTCGTCGGGAGTGAACATCCCCGAGTGCTTCAACCGGTACAACATGGCCTTCATGTTCGATAACCTCGAGCAGGCACGGATGACCTATCAGACCTTCCTGAAGCCGGAGGCCAGGGCGAACGCCTGCGTGAAGTGCGGCGCCTGCGAGGAGAAATGCCCCCAGAACCTCCAGATCCGCACCCTGTTGGATTCCGTGGCGGAGCTGCTGGAGCCGAAGGAATAG
- a CDS encoding GNAT family N-acetyltransferase produces the protein MGHITETQAAEEAAGTFEASLRLWGTLSSCRAEEKDGVLLLSTGTAIPDQNYALRTKEGDPAAMAAAAQSFFASEKMPFTWWISPGAGALSESGELARAGLPLQCSPPAMILRLREGRNTIPPFPGREISVCRTSGEASEWAASSLEGFGSEPEHREPFAAFAASMTEEPVRDRFRLLALSFRGRLAATALLTLPGKTAGLFYFSVLPKFRRLGLGNRLLDGTLEEALKAGCSSVALQASPMGFPLYKKFGFRECGRFLVHSTHPDAC, from the coding sequence ATGGGTCATATCACTGAAACGCAGGCAGCCGAAGAGGCCGCAGGAACATTCGAGGCTTCGCTGAGGCTGTGGGGGACTCTTTCTTCGTGCCGGGCGGAAGAGAAGGACGGCGTGCTGCTCCTCTCCACCGGAACGGCCATCCCGGACCAGAACTACGCCCTGAGAACGAAAGAGGGAGACCCGGCGGCCATGGCCGCCGCCGCGCAGTCCTTCTTCGCCTCGGAAAAAATGCCCTTCACATGGTGGATCTCCCCCGGAGCGGGGGCTCTCTCCGAAAGCGGGGAGCTAGCCCGGGCGGGGCTTCCCCTTCAGTGTTCGCCCCCGGCCATGATTCTTCGCCTCAGGGAAGGGCGGAACACCATACCCCCGTTTCCCGGCAGGGAAATTTCGGTCTGCCGCACCTCCGGCGAGGCCTCGGAGTGGGCCGCTTCCTCCCTTGAGGGGTTCGGATCGGAACCGGAGCACCGGGAACCCTTCGCCGCCTTTGCGGCGTCCATGACGGAAGAGCCCGTCCGGGACCGCTTTCGGCTGCTTGCCCTTTCCTTCCGGGGCAGGTTGGCGGCGACGGCCCTGCTGACCCTCCCCGGAAAGACCGCGGGACTTTTCTATTTTTCCGTGCTGCCGAAATTCCGCCGCCTGGGCCTTGGAAACCGCCTCCTTGACGGAACGCTGGAAGAGGCCCTGAAGGCCGGCTGTTCCTCCGTCGCCCTCCAGGCCTCCCCTATGGGATTTCCCCTCTACAAAAAGTTCGGTTTCCGGGAGTGCGGGCGTTTCCTGGTTCACTCGACCCACCCCGACGCCTGCTAG